One window of Cellulomonas shaoxiangyii genomic DNA carries:
- a CDS encoding iron chaperone — MTTPADHDAYIAAAPEPFQPTLRRLREVLARVLPEAEQIVAYDMPGFRIGDAVVASYAAFSKQCGLYLRPHALSEHADEIAAAGLKATKTGITFSPRRPVPDDLVERLARTSREDAGA, encoded by the coding sequence ATGACGACGCCAGCCGACCACGACGCCTACATCGCCGCGGCGCCGGAGCCCTTCCAGCCCACGCTGAGGCGGTTGCGCGAGGTCCTCGCCCGCGTCCTGCCGGAGGCGGAGCAGATCGTGGCCTACGACATGCCGGGGTTCCGGATCGGCGACGCGGTCGTCGCGAGCTACGCGGCCTTCAGCAAGCAGTGCGGGCTGTACCTGCGCCCGCACGCCCTCTCCGAGCACGCCGACGAGATCGCGGCCGCCGGGCTGAAGGCGACCAAGACGGGCATCACCTTCTCGCCGCGTCGCCCCGTCCCGGACGACCTCGTCGAACGGCTGGCGCGGACGTCCCGGGAGGATGCCGGGGCGTGA
- a CDS encoding PIN domain-containing protein: MPEVIYLDSSVAIHVLVGTRSAVRWWDERVSAGDRLISSVLLNLEVARFLHRERLDPRAGDFLTESLHPVAVDNALLVEAAHVPAVLKTLDCVHLASAARVGTRVVTVATHDRSMAGAATQMGFATIDPVTA; this comes from the coding sequence GTGCCTGAGGTCATCTACCTCGACTCGTCCGTCGCGATCCACGTCCTGGTCGGCACACGTTCCGCCGTTCGCTGGTGGGACGAGCGGGTGTCCGCCGGTGACCGCCTCATCTCCTCAGTCCTGCTGAACCTCGAGGTCGCCCGGTTCCTGCACCGCGAGCGCCTCGACCCGCGGGCCGGGGACTTCCTGACCGAGTCGCTTCATCCCGTCGCGGTGGACAACGCGCTGCTCGTGGAGGCCGCGCACGTCCCGGCGGTCTTGAAGACCCTCGACTGCGTGCATCTGGCCTCTGCCGCCCGGGTCGGCACCCGCGTCGTGACGGTCGCGACCCATGACCGCTCGATGGCGGGCGCCGCCACGCAGATGGGCTTCGCCACGATCGACCCCGTCACGGCCTGA
- a CDS encoding type II toxin-antitoxin system Phd/YefM family antitoxin translates to MTVLNQHPSEVAKLVEAGETVQVTRHGKAVLRLVPEPTAADPLGPLIAAGLVGEAVRPQRAPHRAEPLLSEQRADEARAWLSEDTGA, encoded by the coding sequence ATGACGGTGCTGAACCAGCACCCGAGCGAGGTCGCCAAGCTCGTCGAGGCCGGCGAGACCGTCCAGGTGACCCGGCACGGTAAGGCTGTGCTGCGCCTGGTGCCCGAGCCGACAGCGGCGGACCCGCTCGGCCCTCTGATCGCCGCCGGCCTCGTCGGCGAAGCCGTCCGACCGCAGCGGGCGCCGCACCGCGCGGAGCCGCTGTTGAGCGAACAGCGGGCCGACGAGGCGCGCGCGTGGCTGTCCGAGGACACCGGTGCCTGA
- a CDS encoding dihydrofolate reductase family protein yields MGKLIYAANTSLDGYLEDETGAFDWSVPDEEVHAFWNEHERGVGTSLYGRRMYETMRVWEDDDWLADEPAVVREYAGIWRDADKVVYSTTLDAVSTARTRIERQFDPVAVRRLKEESSADLSVGGAALGAEAFRHGLVDECVLLLCPVIVGGGKPALPRGVRVDLELLDTRRFGNGVIYVRHAVRSAG; encoded by the coding sequence GTGGGCAAGCTGATCTACGCAGCCAACACCTCGCTCGACGGCTACCTGGAGGACGAGACCGGCGCCTTCGACTGGTCGGTGCCCGACGAGGAGGTGCACGCGTTCTGGAACGAGCACGAGCGGGGCGTCGGCACGTCGCTCTACGGCCGCCGCATGTACGAGACGATGCGCGTCTGGGAGGACGACGACTGGCTGGCGGACGAGCCGGCCGTCGTCCGCGAGTACGCGGGGATCTGGCGCGACGCGGACAAGGTCGTCTACTCCACGACGCTCGACGCGGTGTCGACGGCGCGGACGAGGATCGAGCGGCAGTTCGACCCCGTGGCGGTGCGACGGCTCAAGGAGGAGTCGAGCGCGGACCTGAGCGTCGGGGGCGCGGCCCTCGGGGCCGAGGCGTTCCGGCACGGGCTGGTCGACGAGTGCGTCCTGCTGCTGTGCCCGGTGATCGTGGGCGGCGGCAAGCCGGCGCTGCCGCGGGGCGTCCGGGTCGACCTGGAGCTGCTGGACACCCGGCGGTTCGGCAACGGCGTGATCTACGTGCGCCACGCGGTGCGCAGCGCCGGCTGA
- a CDS encoding purine-cytosine permease family protein, with translation MGAPPLVPPAPSEAAPGGIELNGINAIEEAEHKGRPRDLFWPWFAANVSVLGIAYGSFLLDFGISFAQATVVGVVGIVVSFLFCGFVALAGKRGHAPTMTLSRAAFGVNGNRLPSALSWLLTVGWETVLASLAVLATATVFSALGWASGTATRLLALAVVAALIIVGGVLGFEFIMRLQKWITVVTGVLTVVYAVLVLDTIDLGTVTAIPAGSAPQVVGAFVFMMTGFGLGWVNAAADYSRYLPARSSSAGVVGWTTFGASLAPLLLLVFGLLLAGSSPDLNAAIAADPIGALALLLPTWFLVPFAVVAVLGLIGGAVLDIYSSGLALLSVGVRVPRPVAAGIDGVLMILGAVYVVFFAADFLGPFQGFLITLGVPIAAWCGVFVADVALRRSGYDAPDLFDPRGRYGSVRLVPVALVVLGSVLGWGLVTNGSAGWLSWQGYLLAPFGLGGREGAWAYANLGVLVALALGFVGTLLLSRRAVRAQEARPSTGRPLPAGSTTPDPVA, from the coding sequence ATGGGCGCCCCACCGCTGGTCCCTCCCGCTCCGTCCGAGGCAGCACCGGGCGGGATCGAGCTCAACGGCATCAACGCGATCGAGGAGGCCGAGCACAAGGGCCGGCCGCGTGACCTGTTCTGGCCGTGGTTCGCGGCGAACGTCTCCGTGCTGGGGATCGCCTACGGCTCGTTCCTGCTCGACTTCGGGATCTCGTTCGCGCAGGCCACGGTGGTCGGTGTCGTCGGCATCGTCGTGTCCTTCCTCTTCTGCGGGTTCGTCGCGCTGGCGGGCAAGCGCGGCCACGCGCCGACGATGACGCTGAGCCGGGCGGCGTTCGGGGTCAACGGCAACCGGCTGCCCTCAGCGCTGTCCTGGCTGCTGACCGTCGGCTGGGAGACGGTCCTCGCCTCCCTGGCCGTGCTCGCGACCGCGACCGTGTTCAGCGCGCTCGGCTGGGCCTCGGGGACCGCGACGCGGCTGCTCGCGCTGGCGGTGGTCGCCGCGCTGATCATCGTCGGCGGCGTGCTCGGCTTCGAGTTCATCATGCGGCTGCAGAAGTGGATCACGGTCGTCACCGGCGTGCTGACGGTCGTCTACGCGGTGCTCGTGCTCGACACGATCGACCTCGGCACCGTGACCGCCATCCCCGCCGGCAGCGCGCCCCAGGTCGTCGGCGCCTTCGTGTTCATGATGACGGGCTTCGGCCTCGGGTGGGTGAACGCGGCGGCCGACTACTCCCGCTACCTGCCGGCGCGGTCCTCGAGCGCCGGGGTGGTCGGGTGGACCACGTTCGGTGCGTCGCTCGCCCCGCTCCTGCTGCTGGTCTTCGGGCTGCTGCTGGCCGGCTCCTCGCCCGACCTCAACGCCGCGATCGCCGCCGACCCGATCGGCGCCCTCGCGCTGCTGCTGCCCACGTGGTTCCTCGTGCCGTTCGCGGTCGTGGCCGTCCTCGGCCTGATCGGGGGAGCCGTGCTCGACATCTACTCCTCGGGGCTCGCGCTGCTGAGCGTCGGGGTGCGGGTCCCGCGGCCCGTCGCTGCCGGGATCGACGGGGTGCTGATGATCCTCGGCGCGGTCTACGTGGTGTTCTTCGCCGCGGACTTCCTCGGACCGTTCCAGGGCTTCCTCATCACCCTCGGCGTCCCGATCGCGGCGTGGTGCGGCGTGTTCGTCGCCGACGTCGCCCTGCGGCGCAGCGGGTACGACGCGCCGGACCTGTTCGACCCGCGGGGCCGCTACGGCTCCGTGCGGCTCGTCCCGGTGGCGCTCGTCGTGCTGGGCTCGGTGCTCGGCTGGGGCCTGGTGACGAACGGTTCGGCGGGCTGGCTCTCCTGGCAGGGCTACCTGCTCGCGCCGTTCGGCCTGGGCGGGCGTGAGGGCGCGTGGGCGTACGCGAACCTGGGGGTCCTCGTGGCCCTGGCGCTCGGCTTCGTCGGGACGCTGCTGCTCAGCCGTCGCGCGGTGCGAGCGCAGGAGGCCCGGCCGTCCACCGGCCGGCCGCTGCCCGCCGGGTCGACGACGCCCGACCCCGTCGCGTGA
- a CDS encoding SDR family oxidoreductase, with product MTTALVTGANRGLGRHFAAELVARGATVYAGARRPEAIDVPGVRPIALDITDPDAVAAAAALAGDVDLLVNNAGISTGAQLLGDLEGVRAELDVNFWGTLAMVRAFAPVLAANGGGTVVNIASALSWFAAPGAGAYAVSKAANWNMSNALRLELAEQGTQVTSVHLGLADTDMVRALQGPKTDPAVVVRRTLDAVEAGDLEVVVDEWSATVKASLAEDPRTFYARYLAA from the coding sequence ATGACTACCGCACTCGTCACAGGAGCCAACCGCGGCCTCGGCCGCCACTTCGCCGCCGAGCTGGTCGCCCGGGGCGCGACGGTCTACGCCGGCGCCCGCCGACCCGAGGCGATCGACGTGCCCGGCGTCCGGCCCATCGCCCTGGACATCACCGACCCCGACGCCGTCGCCGCAGCCGCCGCGCTGGCCGGCGACGTCGACCTGCTGGTCAACAACGCCGGCATCTCCACCGGGGCCCAGCTGCTCGGCGACCTGGAGGGCGTGCGCGCCGAGCTGGACGTGAACTTCTGGGGCACGCTCGCGATGGTCCGCGCCTTCGCGCCCGTCCTCGCGGCCAACGGCGGCGGGACGGTCGTCAACATCGCCTCCGCGCTGTCCTGGTTCGCCGCTCCGGGCGCCGGTGCGTACGCGGTGTCCAAGGCCGCGAACTGGAACATGAGCAACGCGCTGCGTCTGGAGCTCGCCGAGCAGGGCACGCAGGTCACCTCCGTCCACCTGGGCCTGGCGGACACGGACATGGTCAGGGCGCTCCAGGGGCCGAAGACGGACCCGGCCGTGGTCGTGCGCAGGACGTTGGACGCGGTCGAGGCCGGCGACCTCGAGGTCGTCGTCGACGAGTGGAGCGCGACGGTCAAGGCCTCGCTGGCCGAGGACCCCCGCACGTTCTACGCCCGCTACCTGGCGGCCTGA
- a CDS encoding cellulase family glycosylhydrolase → MRSLRKVLTATAAAVVAVVGSIAVTDTASAAAGCRVDYTVASQWQGGFNASVQVTNLGDPVTAWDLRFSFGAGQTVNQLWNGTVTQSGAAVTVRNAPYNGTLPTNGTASFGFIGTSAGSNPAPTTFTLNGVTCTGRPVTPTSSPTTSPTSTPTQSPRPTSTPSPTRTPTPTPTPTTGPITVGATQLVADMGRGWNLGNQLEANVNGVPGETAWGNPVVTGALLDRVKAAGFRTVRIPVSYLGTIGSAPSYTVDAAWLGRIRQVVDLAYDRGLHVIINMHGDGYKSVGGAWLICDASGQEQIRDKYQKVWQQVASTFQGYGGRLIFESMNENFDGQYGAPTQPCYSNINAYNQIFVDTVRRTGGNNTSRWLLVPGWNTNIDYTAGNYGFVIPTDQYRSTAIPSNERRLMISAHYYDPWDFTGTESGAVTQWGPNATDPARTATWGQQDFMDSQLKKMHDTFTVNGYPVLIGEYGSIDKTAFDASNNRYRADYARALVATAAKYGIATAYWDNGYNGQYGFALFDRQTATVTQQGIIDAIMGR, encoded by the coding sequence GTGCGCTCACTACGCAAGGTGCTGACCGCGACCGCGGCAGCCGTCGTCGCCGTCGTCGGCTCGATCGCGGTCACCGACACGGCGAGCGCCGCCGCCGGCTGCCGGGTCGACTACACCGTCGCCAGCCAGTGGCAGGGCGGCTTCAACGCCAGCGTGCAGGTGACCAACCTCGGCGACCCGGTGACCGCGTGGGACCTGCGCTTCTCCTTCGGCGCGGGCCAGACCGTCAACCAGCTGTGGAACGGCACCGTCACCCAGTCCGGCGCGGCGGTCACCGTGCGCAACGCCCCGTACAACGGGACCCTGCCCACCAACGGCACCGCGTCGTTCGGCTTCATCGGCACGTCCGCCGGGAGCAACCCGGCGCCGACGACGTTCACGCTCAACGGCGTCACGTGCACCGGGCGCCCGGTCACCCCGACCAGCTCGCCGACGACGTCGCCGACGTCCACGCCGACCCAGTCGCCCCGGCCGACGTCCACCCCGTCCCCCACACGTACGCCCACACCCACGCCGACGCCCACCACCGGACCGATCACGGTCGGCGCCACGCAGCTCGTCGCCGACATGGGCAGGGGCTGGAACCTGGGCAACCAGCTGGAGGCCAACGTCAACGGGGTGCCCGGCGAGACGGCGTGGGGCAACCCGGTCGTCACGGGCGCGCTCCTCGACCGGGTCAAGGCCGCGGGCTTCCGGACCGTCCGCATCCCGGTGTCCTACCTCGGCACGATCGGCTCGGCGCCGAGCTACACGGTGGACGCCGCCTGGCTCGGCCGGATCCGGCAGGTCGTGGACCTGGCCTACGACCGCGGCCTGCACGTGATCATCAACATGCACGGCGACGGCTACAAGAGCGTCGGCGGGGCCTGGCTCATCTGCGACGCGTCGGGGCAGGAGCAGATCCGGGACAAGTACCAGAAGGTCTGGCAGCAGGTCGCGTCGACGTTCCAGGGCTACGGCGGCCGGCTGATCTTCGAGTCCATGAACGAGAACTTCGACGGGCAGTACGGCGCACCCACCCAGCCCTGCTACTCCAACATCAACGCGTACAACCAGATCTTCGTCGACACGGTGCGCCGGACCGGCGGCAACAACACGTCCCGGTGGCTGCTCGTGCCGGGCTGGAACACGAACATCGACTACACCGCCGGCAATTACGGCTTCGTCATCCCCACCGACCAGTACCGGTCGACGGCGATCCCGAGCAACGAGCGGCGCCTCATGATCTCCGCGCACTACTACGACCCGTGGGACTTCACCGGTACGGAGAGCGGCGCCGTCACGCAGTGGGGGCCGAACGCGACCGACCCGGCGCGGACTGCGACGTGGGGTCAGCAGGACTTCATGGATTCGCAGCTCAAGAAGATGCACGACACGTTCACCGTGAACGGGTACCCGGTGCTCATCGGCGAGTACGGCTCGATCGACAAGACGGCCTTCGACGCCTCGAACAACCGGTACCGCGCCGACTACGCGCGGGCCCTCGTCGCCACGGCGGCGAAGTACGGCATCGCCACCGCCTACTGGGACAACGGGTACAACGGCCAGTACGGGTTCGCGCTGTTCGACCGGCAGACCGCGACGGTGACGCAGCAGGGCATCATCGACGCGATCATGGGCCGCTGA
- a CDS encoding GNAT family N-acetyltransferase yields the protein MAGGAQGRDVVLTTDRLLLRPWRVADAVVQRELWTERDRRVPPHRRIDADGRPTVADLEKKIRTERPSSLGLLAVERKDAGDVIGYCGLIDSGRGASGEPELAFELLRRVWGQGYATEASLQVLHWAESSGYERLWATVREWNTASRRVLAKVGFTETGREEADPVHGTTVFLTRRL from the coding sequence ATGGCCGGTGGGGCGCAGGGCCGCGACGTCGTGCTCACGACGGACCGCCTGCTGCTGCGACCCTGGCGGGTGGCCGACGCCGTCGTCCAGCGTGAGCTCTGGACCGAACGTGATCGACGAGTGCCGCCGCACCGACGGATCGACGCGGACGGCCGCCCCACGGTCGCCGACCTGGAGAAGAAGATCCGCACGGAACGCCCGTCGTCCCTCGGCCTGCTCGCGGTCGAGCGGAAGGACGCCGGGGACGTCATCGGCTACTGCGGGCTCATCGACAGCGGACGGGGTGCGAGCGGGGAGCCGGAGCTGGCGTTCGAGCTGCTCCGCCGGGTCTGGGGTCAGGGGTACGCGACCGAGGCCTCGCTCCAGGTTCTGCACTGGGCGGAGAGCTCCGGGTACGAGCGTCTGTGGGCCACGGTCCGGGAGTGGAACACCGCTTCTCGCCGGGTGCTGGCCAAGGTCGGGTTCACCGAGACCGGGCGCGAGGAAGCGGATCCGGTCCACGGGACGACCGTGTTCTTGACGAGACGGCTCTGA
- a CDS encoding cysteine hydrolase family protein, translating to MSGAPWLVAVDLQRVFAEPTSPWCAPRFADAHAGTLRLRGAFGRRVALTRFRPPDRPAGAWGPYYAAWPFALDPANLPLYELVPGLPVADAVVLDRPTFGKWDAATAAALPGVTEIVLTGVSTDCCVLSTALAAADAGVHVRVVADACAGASEGDHRRALDAMALYAPLIEITTVDEVLAGP from the coding sequence GTGAGCGGGGCGCCCTGGCTCGTGGCCGTCGACCTCCAGCGGGTCTTCGCCGAGCCGACCAGCCCGTGGTGCGCGCCGCGGTTCGCGGACGCGCACGCCGGCACGCTGCGGCTGCGCGGAGCGTTCGGCCGGCGCGTGGCACTGACCCGGTTCCGCCCGCCGGACCGGCCGGCCGGCGCGTGGGGGCCGTACTACGCGGCCTGGCCGTTCGCGCTGGACCCGGCGAACCTCCCGCTGTACGAGCTGGTCCCCGGCCTGCCCGTCGCCGACGCGGTCGTCCTGGACCGTCCGACCTTCGGCAAGTGGGACGCCGCGACGGCCGCCGCGCTCCCGGGGGTCACCGAGATCGTGCTGACCGGGGTGTCGACCGACTGCTGCGTGCTGTCCACGGCGCTCGCCGCGGCCGATGCCGGCGTGCACGTGCGCGTCGTCGCGGACGCGTGCGCCGGCGCCAGCGAGGGCGACCACCGCCGCGCACTCGACGCGATGGCGCTCTACGCACCGCTGATCGAGATCACGACGGTCGACGAGGTGCTCGCCGGACCGTGA
- a CDS encoding MerR family transcriptional regulator has product MRIGEVAARAGVSVRALRYYEEHGLLAAERSASGQRHYPPEAVDRVRFIQNLYAAGLGSKAVLRILPCMEHGVLTDEMHERLLAERARVQAQLDELTATRDKLDDVIRAGQAHRAGRTQAAGRSGRANAS; this is encoded by the coding sequence GTGCGCATCGGGGAGGTCGCCGCACGGGCGGGCGTCAGCGTGCGGGCGCTGCGCTACTACGAGGAGCACGGTCTGCTGGCCGCCGAGCGCAGCGCCAGCGGGCAGCGCCACTACCCGCCGGAGGCGGTCGACCGGGTCAGGTTCATCCAGAACCTCTACGCCGCCGGGCTGGGCAGCAAGGCCGTCCTGCGGATCCTGCCGTGCATGGAGCACGGCGTCCTCACCGACGAGATGCACGAGCGGCTGCTGGCCGAGCGCGCGCGCGTGCAAGCCCAGCTGGACGAGCTGACCGCCACGCGCGACAAGCTCGACGACGTCATCCGGGCGGGGCAGGCCCACCGCGCGGGCCGCACGCAGGCCGCCGGCCGAAGCGGCCGCGCGAACGCCTCGTGA
- a CDS encoding glycoside hydrolase family 9 protein: MSPTTDRDRGLLRRRSAGLAVAAALAVSGLVASPQAAVAAPDPGSPVKVNQVAYVPGVAKVATLVSSSTAPVAWTLRNAAGTVVASGRSTVKGADALSGDSTHLIDFSTFDTPGSGYVLSAENAGSYPFDISADPVKKLRYDSLAFFYHQRSGIAIDARYVGSTYARAAGHLGVAPNQGDTSVPCRQSCGYSLDVRGGWYDAGDQGKYVVNGGIATWQLQNAYERTLHVAGADKAALGDGTMAIPERTNGAPDILDEARWELEFLLRMQVPAGRTDAGMVHHKMHDENWTALPTIPAQDSQRRVLSPVSTAATLNLAAVAAQASRLWKTIDPTFSAKALAAAQSAYTAAQANPNRIASANDGTGGGAYSDSSVTDEFYWAAAELYATTGSDTYRADVTGSSLYKGRSFAQRGYDWGWTGGLGDTTLALVPNGLPSSDVAATRAAIVTFADAALARATSQAYPAPNNAGSVYYWGSNGQIANNANALALAYDFTGQSKYRTGVYAALDYFQGRNPLNQSYIAGYGEKAVQNVHHRFWAHQADASLPIAPPGSFSGGPNSELQDPIAAAQLAGCAPQKCFVDHIEAYSVNEVAINWNSALAWLATWAAEHTGAAPAVDTTPPTVPGTPLVSVSGMNFTSAGLSWTASTDPESGIAGYDVVRVAGDSFEVVATTTATNATVSRLQPATSYTYVIVARNGAGLSSTSAPVTFRTGEDVPPVDTPPTTPGTPVASAVTTTGATLTWTASTDDTGVAGYDVLRVSGGTSTVVAMSTTPTVTLTGLTPGTDHVLAVRARDTAGQLSSVTPTVAFRTLPTGTTPPGTCAVTYSANSWGSGFTASITLTNTGSTPWTSWNLGFTFAGDQKVTQGWSASYSQTGSAVTVTNAAWNGSVPAGGSTSIGFNGSYSGTNSVPTGFTVNGAPCS; this comes from the coding sequence ATGTCACCGACCACTGACCGTGACCGCGGGCTGCTCCGGCGCCGCTCCGCCGGGCTGGCGGTCGCCGCCGCGCTGGCCGTCTCCGGACTCGTCGCCTCGCCGCAGGCCGCGGTCGCGGCGCCCGACCCCGGCTCGCCGGTCAAGGTGAACCAGGTCGCCTACGTGCCCGGTGTCGCCAAGGTCGCGACCCTGGTCAGCTCGTCGACGGCACCGGTCGCGTGGACGCTGCGGAACGCGGCCGGCACGGTCGTGGCGTCGGGCCGGTCGACGGTCAAGGGCGCCGACGCACTGTCCGGTGACTCGACGCACCTCATCGACTTCTCGACGTTCGACACGCCGGGCTCCGGCTACGTGCTGTCCGCGGAGAACGCCGGCAGCTACCCCTTCGACATCTCTGCCGACCCGGTGAAGAAGCTGCGCTACGACTCGCTCGCGTTCTTCTACCACCAGCGCAGCGGCATCGCGATCGACGCCCGGTACGTCGGCAGCACCTACGCGCGGGCCGCCGGTCACCTGGGCGTCGCGCCCAACCAGGGCGACACGAGCGTGCCGTGCCGGCAGTCGTGCGGCTACAGCCTCGACGTGCGCGGAGGCTGGTACGACGCCGGCGACCAGGGCAAGTACGTGGTCAACGGCGGCATCGCCACGTGGCAGCTGCAGAACGCGTACGAACGGACGCTCCATGTCGCGGGCGCCGACAAGGCGGCGCTGGGCGACGGCACCATGGCGATCCCGGAGCGGACCAACGGTGCCCCCGACATCCTCGACGAGGCGCGCTGGGAGCTCGAGTTCCTGCTCCGCATGCAGGTGCCGGCCGGCCGGACGGACGCCGGGATGGTGCACCACAAGATGCACGACGAGAACTGGACCGCTCTGCCGACGATCCCCGCGCAGGACAGCCAGCGCCGGGTCCTGTCACCGGTGAGCACCGCGGCGACGCTGAACCTGGCCGCGGTGGCGGCGCAGGCGTCGCGGTTGTGGAAGACGATCGACCCGACCTTCTCCGCGAAGGCCCTGGCTGCGGCGCAATCCGCGTACACCGCGGCACAGGCGAACCCGAACCGGATCGCGTCCGCGAACGACGGCACGGGCGGCGGCGCCTACAGCGACAGCTCGGTGACGGACGAGTTCTACTGGGCGGCCGCCGAGCTGTACGCGACGACCGGCTCGGACACGTACCGCGCCGACGTCACGGGGTCGTCCCTGTACAAGGGCCGCAGCTTCGCGCAGCGCGGGTACGACTGGGGCTGGACCGGTGGCCTCGGCGACACGACGCTCGCCCTCGTCCCGAACGGGCTGCCGTCGTCCGACGTGGCGGCCACCCGCGCCGCCATCGTGACGTTCGCCGACGCTGCCCTGGCCCGCGCCACCAGCCAGGCCTACCCGGCGCCGAACAACGCCGGGAGCGTCTACTACTGGGGCTCGAACGGCCAGATCGCCAACAACGCGAACGCCCTCGCGCTCGCGTACGACTTCACCGGCCAGTCGAAGTACCGCACCGGCGTGTACGCGGCGCTCGACTACTTCCAGGGCCGCAACCCGCTCAACCAGTCCTACATCGCGGGGTACGGCGAGAAGGCGGTCCAGAACGTGCACCACCGGTTCTGGGCCCACCAGGCCGACGCGTCGCTGCCCATCGCCCCGCCCGGCTCGTTCTCGGGCGGCCCGAACAGCGAGCTGCAGGACCCGATCGCCGCGGCGCAGCTCGCGGGCTGCGCACCCCAGAAGTGCTTCGTCGACCACATCGAGGCGTACTCCGTCAACGAGGTCGCGATCAACTGGAACTCGGCGCTCGCGTGGCTCGCGACGTGGGCCGCGGAGCACACGGGCGCAGCACCGGCGGTCGACACGACCCCGCCGACCGTCCCCGGCACGCCGCTGGTGTCCGTGAGCGGCATGAACTTCACGTCTGCGGGCCTCTCGTGGACCGCCTCGACCGACCCGGAGAGCGGGATCGCCGGGTACGACGTCGTGCGCGTCGCAGGCGACTCGTTCGAAGTCGTCGCGACGACCACCGCGACGAACGCGACGGTGAGCCGCCTCCAGCCGGCGACCTCGTACACGTACGTGATCGTGGCCCGCAACGGCGCCGGTCTCTCCTCGACGTCCGCCCCCGTCACCTTCCGGACCGGGGAGGACGTCCCGCCGGTCGACACCCCGCCGACGACGCCGGGCACGCCCGTGGCCTCCGCGGTCACCACGACGGGCGCGACCCTGACGTGGACCGCCTCGACGGACGACACGGGCGTCGCGGGGTACGACGTGCTGCGCGTCTCCGGCGGTACGTCCACCGTGGTCGCGATGTCGACCACCCCGACGGTCACGCTCACCGGGCTGACCCCCGGCACCGACCACGTGCTCGCCGTCCGGGCGCGGGACACCGCCGGGCAGCTCTCGTCGGTCACGCCGACCGTCGCTTTCCGGACCCTGCCCACCGGGACGACACCGCCCGGCACCTGTGCGGTGACCTACTCCGCGAACTCGTGGGGCAGCGGGTTCACGGCGTCGATCACCCTGACCAACACCGGATCGACGCCGTGGACGTCGTGGAACCTCGGGTTCACGTTCGCGGGCGACCAGAAGGTCACGCAGGGGTGGAGCGCGAGCTACAGCCAGACCGGCTCGGCCGTGACCGTGACGAACGCGGCGTGGAACGGGTCCGTGCCGGCCGGCGGCTCGACGAGCATCGGGTTCAACGGCTCGTACAGCGGCACGAACTCCGTACCGACGGGCTTCACCGTGAACGGGGCGCCCTGCTCCTGA
- a CDS encoding 4a-hydroxytetrahydrobiopterin dehydratase yields the protein MEMLTGREITEAGLTDWRKLAQGLHARYLVDDFGSGARFVVAVGEVGDALGHHPSVSIGTGYVDLELVSADAVYRDGATEHVVEWVTRKDVDLARRITAVAAEHGLDADPASVSVLELGLDTARPATIAPVWAALLTGDASSQGRGSPSDEVRDAGGRVPNLWFGDLDEGEAPRQRFHVEVYVPAEVVERRIAAAVAAGGTVVDDSSAPSLTVIADQDGNTGVVCVA from the coding sequence ATGGAGATGCTGACGGGCCGCGAGATCACCGAGGCCGGCCTGACCGACTGGCGCAAGCTGGCCCAGGGGCTGCACGCCCGCTACCTGGTCGACGACTTCGGGAGCGGTGCTCGCTTCGTCGTCGCGGTGGGGGAGGTGGGGGACGCGCTCGGACACCACCCGAGCGTGTCGATCGGCACGGGGTACGTCGACCTCGAGCTCGTCAGCGCGGACGCCGTCTACCGCGACGGGGCCACCGAGCACGTCGTCGAGTGGGTGACCCGGAAGGACGTCGACCTCGCCCGGCGGATCACCGCGGTCGCCGCCGAGCACGGGCTCGACGCCGACCCGGCGTCGGTGAGCGTCCTCGAGCTCGGCCTCGACACGGCGCGCCCCGCGACCATCGCCCCCGTGTGGGCCGCCCTGCTGACCGGCGACGCCTCGTCCCAGGGCCGCGGGTCGCCGAGCGACGAGGTCCGGGACGCCGGAGGACGGGTGCCGAACCTGTGGTTCGGGGACCTGGACGAGGGGGAGGCCCCGCGCCAGCGGTTCCACGTCGAGGTCTACGTGCCGGCCGAGGTGGTCGAGCGACGGATCGCCGCCGCCGTCGCCGCCGGTGGGACCGTCGTCGACGACAGCAGCGCACCGTCGCTCACGGTGATCGCCGACCAGGACGGCAACACGGGAGTCGTCTGCGTCGCGTGA